A section of the Kluyveromyces lactis strain NRRL Y-1140 chromosome F complete sequence genome encodes:
- the MSC2 gene encoding metal cation transporter MSC2 (weakly similar to uniprot|Q03455 Saccharomyces cerevisiae YDR205W MSC2 Member of the cation diffusion facilitator family localizes to the endoplasmic reticulum and nucleus mutations affect the cellular distribution of zinc and also confer defects in meiotic recombination between homologous chromatids), which produces MVQTTDSSSNANTLLSRIPLTLLYPTLLLSNNLILTVHDDILDQSANHVPLLIQYLVLPIFASCLITLCSQVLRTFSNHALTLVISFLIIILNLFLGPVEASTVSVLLLQLVTASEYNLRKYAVLPLLSIGIDYYNNSLSFTTVLSYILILAIIFSSARSKKSLYYLDHIKVPKSALLSVSCISLVIMYLWVTLSTDNQTKITKINYSMLFVFLGCTLVLLLVCQDIKTTLDNQPFATVWQNQYSATIIGFMAMVLQYLSFNAISSSSKSDFLTAVFILISGILPSSLEYENQGYHPKEDENPDKHCQHQLNEHEHEHSHSVSTHSHTHDSKELLENEKEFLTTSKLLMSLATNKETKSIFSFLLLNSAFMFVQLLYSFRSRSLGLLSDSLHMALDCTSLFLGLLAGVLSKYPASDKYPFALGYLETIAGFTNGVLLIGIVIEIFIESFQRIFNPVTILGTTELLVVSILGLLVNVVGLCAFDHGHAHGEHESNDNMRGIFLHVLADTLGSVGVIISTLLTKIFKSQIFDPIASFFIASLILLSSLPLLKSTGSSLLLKVDDKKHALLKNVLNQIVSTPGVTGYTAPRFWPESTSGNSHGHSHGHSHTSSNSHEEENNHSHESSHSHTESPVEAKSKSNSSAKPSLVGYIHVQYIDGENSTIIKKRVERIFERANIKVWIQVEAQSSACWCRATSMKDQAIII; this is translated from the coding sequence ATGGTACAGACCACAGATTCAAGTTCTAATGCTAATACATtactttcaagaattcCGTTGACCCTTCTCTATCCTACGTTATTGTTGTCAAATAACTTGATTTTAACAGTTCACGATGATATTCTAGACCAATCTGCTAACCATGTGCCGTTGTTAATTCAATATCTAGTTTTACCCATCTTTGCATCTTGTTTGATCACTTTGTGTTCTCAGGTGCTGCGAACATTCAGCAATCATGCTCTGACTCTAGTGATATCTTTTCTTATTATaattttgaatcttttccTTGGACCGGTAGAGGCATCAACGGTCTCAGTTCTTTTATTGCAGCTAGTCACAGCCTCTGAATATAACCTACGGAAATATGCTGTCTTGCCTTTGTTGAGCATAGGTATTGattattataataattCTTTGTCCTTTACCACAGTTCTGTCATATATATTGATTCTTGCAatcatattttcatcagcTAGAAGCAAGAAATCACTGTATTATTTGGACCACATAAAAGTTCCTAAATCTGCATTATTATCAGTGTCTTGCATTTCTTTGGTCATAATGTATCTTTGGGTTACTTTATCGACAGATAACCAAACAAAGATCACAAAGATCAATTACTCAATGTTGTTTGTCTTTCTAGGCTGCACACTGGTGCTATTGCTTGTTTGCCAGGATATAAAGACGACTCTAGATAACCAACCTTTTGCGACGGTATGGCAAAACCAATATTCTGCCACTATTATCGGTTTCATGGCAATGGTATTACAATATTTGTCTTTTAATGCAATTTCAAGCTCTTCAAAAAGTGACTTCCTAACGGCTGTGTTTATTCTTATAAGTGGCATACTTCCAAGTTCATTGGAATATGAAAATCAAGGTTATCATCCTAAGGAGGACGAAAATCCTGATAAGCATTGTCAGCACCAACTAAACGAGCATGAACATGAACATAGTCACTCCGTTTCCACCCACTCGCATACTCATGACTCTAAAGAGCTTCTTGAGaatgagaaagaatttctaACTACTAGTAAACTTCTTATGAGTCTAGCCACAAACAAAGAGACGAAAtccattttttcttttctattaCTTAATTCAGCATTCATGTTTGTTCAGCTTCTATATTCCTTTAGATCCAGGTCATTGGGATTATTATCTGACTCGCTACACATGGCTCTCGATTGTACTTCTCTATTTCTCGGTTTATTGGCTGGCGTGCTTTCAAAATACCCCGCTAGTGACAAGTATCCTTTTGCGTTGGGCTACTTAGAGACTATTGCAGGTTTCACAAATGGGGTCTTGTTGATTGGAATTgttattgaaattttcattGAATCATTCCAAAGAATATTTAATCCAGTCACAATACTAGGAACTACCGAGTTGTTAGTAGTTTCTATCCTAGGGTTACTTGTAAACGTTGTAGGTCTATGTGCATTTGACCATGGCCATGCTCACGGCGAACATGAATCTAATGACAACATGAGAGGTATCTTCCTTCATGTTTTGGCAGATACCCTTGGCTCTGTCGGAGTTATCATATCTACTTTATTGACCAAGATCTTTAAATCGCAGATATTCGATCCAATTGCCTCATTTTTTATTGCATCGTTAATCCTTCTAAGCTCGCTCCCATTACTAAAGTCTACAGGGTCAAGCTTGTTGTTAAAGGTTGACGACAAAAAGCACgctttattgaaaaacgTTTTGAATCAGATTGTGTCAACTCCTGGAGTGACTGGATATACGGCTCCGCGATTTTGGCCAGAATCTACCTCAGGAAATAGTCATGGCCATTCTCATGGTCACTCTCACACATCATCGAACTCTCATGAAGAGGAGAACAATCACTCTCATGAAAGTTCACATTCACATACAGAGTCTCCAGTGGAAGCCAAGTCAAAGAGTAATTCCTCTGCAAAGCCATCGCTCGTTGGTTATATCCATGTCCAATACATAGATGGAGAAAATTCAACCATCATAAAAAAGCGTGTCGAAAGAATATTTGAGAGAGCAAATATCAAAGTGTGGATCCAGGTTGAAGCCCAAAGTTCTGCTTGCTGGTGTAGGGCCACATCCATGAAAGACCAGGCAATTATAATATGA
- a CDS encoding uncharacterized protein (some similarities with Saccharomyces cerevisiae YDL224C WHI4 and to uniprot|P34761 Saccharomyces cerevisiae YNL197C WHI3): protein MPISNINSNPNSNNINENPMMIHPSFDTTYQLHRGFSTSSEQLSAVNPSNASPTHANGSTIPRHHSDHSGSPLNLSSVLNTLSINTGNQPQTPSIGSYLLILRNIPTDINLREAYALFSLAHGVLSIDVIPHEDNQPYVVAKFESQHLACQYASILNIKSQIFGPAYPFKVAVEVIDELTNQQLFFQTNSPQLQPQLNTNSFQIPSSGSVSSNVAPTLTSPPQSSSRKRPSLLGQRSRFSFSDPFSAENPHIPPAQTSAQTPLQNIDAGKSFLLMEGDGINDTIWGSNPSLSTVNNMVNTTYNQQQQNAVVDWSASKNGAARKQSSSVFSGPQQANSSATNLPPNSDPSSQVGVAQQMNGRSSASVSSKPVTPTSSTSHTPHKSGSRTNISNSSSATNVNANNSTQSQPITRSVASVLQNTPGISQVDLSLLARVPPPANPADQNPPCNTLYVGNLPPDATEQELRQLFGGQKGFKRLSFRNKNNNNSGHGPMCFVEFEDVAHATRALAELYGSQLPRPVGAHNTKGGIRLSFSKNPLGVRGPNSRRSGSSGSGQPTSNSNNAQNGKTISGNPSSSNNNNGSTGSNNSSIATLANGVTNDLKSSTTNYSYENAFSK from the coding sequence ATGCCAATAAGCAATATCAACTCAAATCCAAACTCCAATAACATCAACGAAAACCCCATGATGATCCATCCTTCCTTCGATACAACTTATCAGCTGCATCGTGGATTCAGTACTAGCTCTGAACAGTTATCAGCAGTTAATCCCAGCAACGCATCGCCAACACATGCAAATGGTTCGACAATACCTCGCCACCACTCGGACCACAGTGGTTCACCACTAAACCTCTCATCGGTACTGAACACATTATCCATTAACACTGGAAATCAACCACAAACCCCATCCATTGGTAGTTATCTATTGATATTGCGCAATATTCCTACCGACATAAACTTGAGGGAGGCTTATGCCCTTTTCTCATTGGCTCATGGTGTACTATCCATTGATGTGATACCTCATGAAGATAACCAACCGTACGTGGTGGCAAAATTTGAATCTCAGCATTTGGCATGCCAATATGCCTCTATTCTTAATATCAAATCCCAAATATTCGGTCCAGCATATCCATTCAAGGTGGCGGTGGAGGTCATCGACGAATTAACTAATCAACAGCTGTTTTTCCAGACAAACTCACCTCAGTTGCAGCCACAACTGAACACAAACTCATTTCAAATACCATCATCCGGAAGCGTATCCTCAAACGTTGCTCCAACGTTGACATCGCCTCCCCAATCATCAAGTCGGAAAAGGCCCAGTCTGCTAGGACAACGGTCTAGATTCTCATTTTCTGATCCCTTCAGCGCAGAAAATCCACATATTCCACCTGCACAAACGTCTGCTCAAACTCCACTGCAAAACATCGATGCTGGTAAATCATTCTTGTTAATGGAAGGAGATGGCATTAATGACACAATTTGGGGATCAAACCCTTCACTCTCTACTGTGAACAACATGGTAAATACCACGTAcaatcaacaacaacaaaatgCAGTTGTAGATTGGTCTGCATCCAAGAATGGTGCTGCTAGAAAGCAAAGCAGTTCCGTTTTCTCTGGCCCTCAACAGGCCAATTCAAGTGCGACAAATTTACCGCCAAACTCTGATCCATCTTCACAGGTCGGTGTCGCCCAACAGATGAACGGTAGGTCCTCAGCTTCTGTGTCTTCTAAACCTGTAACACCAACTTCATCAACGTCGCATACTCCTCATAAATCTGGCAGCAGAACCAACATTAgtaattcttcatctgcaACTAATGTTAACGCTAACAACTCTACTCAGTCACAACCTATCACCAGAAGTGTGGCAAGTGTTTTACAGAATACTCCTGGAATTTCTCAGGTGGACTTATCGTTGTTAGCAAGAGTTCCTCCTCCAGCCAATCCAGCCGATCAAAATCCACCTTGCAATACACTTTATGTGGGTAACCTACCTCCAGATGCCACCGAACAAGAACTACGACAACTATTTGGAGGTCAAAAAGGATTCAAGAGGTTATCATTcagaaacaagaacaacaaTAACAGTGGGCATGGTCCTATGTGCTTTGTTGAGTTTGAAGACGTCGCACATGCTACAAGAGCTCTAGCCGAATTATATGGTAGTCAATTACCAAGACCAGTTGGCGCACACAACACCAAAGGTGGAATTAGATTGAGTTTCTCTAAAAACCCACTTGGTGTTCGTGGTCCAAACAGCAGAAGGAGTGGAAGCAGTGGTTCTGGCCAACCAACTAGCAACTCAAATAATGCTCAAAATGGTAAAACTATCAGCGGCAATCCAAGTTCAAGcaacaataataatggaAGCACTGGTAGTAACAATAGTAGCATTGCCACTCTTGCAAATGGAGTCACTAATGATCTAAAGTCATCTACTACCAATTACTCCTACGAAAATGCATTCTCcaaatga
- the SHS1 gene encoding septin SHS1 (similar to uniprot|Q07657 Saccharomyces cerevisiae YDL225W SHS1 Component of the septin ring of the mother-bud neck that is required for cytokinesis septins recruit proteins to the neck and can act as a barrier to diffusion at the membrane and they comprise the 10nm filaments seen with EM), which produces MSASPVSQVFSPSNNGVSVFRRKKEKRGITFSMMLVGASGTGKTTFANNLLESTIFPHRYQQDVPASTNNENVKIIQPTKVVTFNSMNGIPSYMSAFDPASPFLEPGITVTSTALEITTKSSEDIDSATPEKINFFLTDTLGLGENLNNGICFDEIASYLEQQFDSVLAEETRIKRNPRFQDTRVHVALYFIEPTGHGLRELDVEIMKRLSRYTNVLPIVARADSFTPDELTRFKKRIMEDIDRFNVPIYKFEVDENEDDLETIEENKALARLQPFAIICADQRDNATGKYYREYPWGKIDIDNENISDLKLLKRVLFGSHLQEFKDTTQNLLYENYRAEKLASVPAWDIENNEVIDTSINDENNEGNSSGLMKGLTRNSTAPSLSNFASLINTGKFKSQQSLAIPPQSETPSTPRLTGVDEGDESRASISASSQKSTPANIQTSPERTKLRNISENIPYMLQHERIVARKQKLEELEAQSAKELQKRIQELERKAIELKMKEKLLRQNSHSQSQESIQTNTTKQNSTSGGAYIKKEETYNDLASIISKKE; this is translated from the coding sequence ATGTCCGCTAGTCCTGTATCTCAGGTATTCTCACCAAGCAACAATGGGGTCAGTGTGTTCCGTagaaagaaggagaagagAGGTATTACTTTCTCGATGATGTTGGTTGGTGCTTCTGGTACTGGTAAGACCACTTTCGCTAACAATTTATTGGAATCTACCATTTTCCCTCATAGATATCAACAAGATGTTCCAGCTAGCACGAATAACGAGAATGTTAAGATTATCCAACCAACTAAGGTTGTCACGTTCAATTCGATGAACGGTATTCCCAGCTACATGTCGGCATTTGATCCAGCCTCGCCGTTTTTGGAACCAGGTATCACTGTGACGTCTACTGCCCTGGAGATCACGACGAAATCTAGTGAGGATATCGATAGCGCTACCCctgaaaagatcaatttctttctcaCCGACACCCTGGGACTGGGTGAAAACTTAAATAATGGGATCTGTTTCGATGAGATTGCTTCATATTTGGAGCAACAATTTGATTCGGTACTCGCTGAGGAGACCAGAATCAAGAGAAATCCAAGGTTCCAGGATACAAGAGTTCATGTCGCGTTATACTTTATTGAACCCACGGGACATGGGTTACGTGAATTGgatgttgaaattatgAAGAGACTATCCCGCTACACAAATGTTCTACCAATTGTCGCTAGAGCAGATTCGTTCACACCTGATGAATTGACTAGgttcaagaagagaattATGGAAGACATTGATAGATTTAACGTTCCTATCTACAAATTCGAAGTTGACGAAAATGAGGATGATCtagaaacaattgaagagaaCAAGGCATTAGCGAGACTTCAGCCGTTTGCTATTATCTGCGCCGACCAACGCGATAATGCTACCGGTAAATACTATCGTGAGTATCCATGGGGTAAAATTGACATcgataatgaaaacattTCGGActtgaaattgttgaaaaggGTTCTCTTCGGGTCCCATTTGCAAGAGTTTAAGGACACGACACAAAATCTGTTGTATGAAAACTACCGTGCTGAGAAATTGGCGTCTGTGCCAGCCTGGGACATTGAAAACAACGAAGTTATAGATACTTCTATCAATGACGAAAACAATGAGGGTAATTCTTCAGGGTTGATGAAAGGGTTGACTAGAAACAGTACAGCTCCATCCTTGTCAAATTTCGCCTCTCTAATAAATACAGGAAAGTTTAAGTCTCAACAATCACTTGCAATTCCACCTCAATCTGAAACCCCATCTACACCACGTCTAACCGGGGTAGATGAAGGAGATGAGTCTCGCGCTTCAATCTCTGCCAGTTCACAGAAATCTACTCCTGCCAATATTCAAACTTCTCcagaaagaacaaagttACGGAATATTTCCGAAAATATCCCATACATGCTTCAGCACGAGCGCATAGTAGCAAGGAAACAAAAgcttgaagaattggagGCACAATCTGCCAAAGAGTTACAAAAGAgaattcaagaacttgaaagaaaggctattgaattgaagatgaaggaaAAGCTACTAAGACAAAACTCACATAGTCAATCTCAAGAATCTATCCAGACTAATACAACTAAACaaaattcaacttctgGAGGTGCTTACATtaagaaagaggaaacCTATAACGATTTAGCTTCGATAATCAGCaaaaaagaatga
- the NNR1 gene encoding NADHX epimerase (similar to uniprot|P40165 Saccharomyces cerevisiae YNL200C), producing MSFKVVSSKVAASIDQELMGPVGFTLQQLMELAGLSVAEAVLQQYPVKSSKSQVLVISGPGNNGGDGLVCARHLKLFGYEPVVYYPKRSGREEFYGQLVKQLEFFDVPVLGQGEDNWLEYLEHENTLCVIDSMFGFSFHPPMRAPFDDILSKLKQFEKKVPIVAVDVPSGWDVDKGPIDNKAIQPDTLVSLTVPKPCAQFLKPEANHYVGGRFVPRHFAQKYGFEPFKYKSGDQILKL from the coding sequence ATGTCATTCAAAGTTGTTAGTTCAAAAGTAGCTGCTTCCATTGATCAAGAGTTAATGGGCCCTGTTGGGTTCACTTTACAGCAATTGATGGAGCTCGCAGGGTTATCGGTAGCTGAAGCAGTGTTACAACAGTACCCGGTAAAATCTTCCAAGAGCCAGGTATTGGTAATCTCGGGACCAGGTAACAACGGTGGTGACGGGTTAGTCTGTGCTAGACACTTGAAGTTGTTCGGGTATGAACCGGTAGTGTATTACCCTAAAAGGTCCGGAAGAGAAGAGTTTTACGGACAATTGGTGAAACAATTAGAGTTCTTTGACGTGCCTGTCTTGGGTCAAGGTGAGGACAACTGGCTAGAGTATCTAGAGCATGAGAATACCTTATGTGTCATTGATTCCATGTTTGGATTCTCATTCCATCCACCGATGAGAGCCCCATTCGATGATATTTTgtcaaaattgaaacaatttgaGAAGAAAGTGCCAATTGTAGCTGTAGATGTGCCCAGTGGATGGGATGTCGATAAGGGCCCCATTGATAATAAGGCCATTCAACCTGATACCTTGGTATCATTGACTGTGCCTAAACCTTGCGCGCAATTTTTGAAGCCAGAGGCCAACCATTATGTTGGTGGAAGATTTGTTCCTAGGCATTTTGCACAGAAGTATGGATTTGAGCCCTTCAAATATAAGTCTGGAGACCAGATCTTGAAGCTATAA
- the GCR2 gene encoding Gcr2p (uniprot|Q7Z8J4 Kluyveromyces lactis KLLA0F20790g gcr2 protein) — MSDIGSTSHSSPTGIMHHQIKLDVFLIKGYQLISNGEVLELPELLNSTISPNQQSPISLKPLDERHMQYFQSLSQLYDALVTIVPLDEQSNVPKSNIELFQRFQQILKEILLSYDVSPYNRYFLKLDENNWKIRDNVDDPLWQVLSFNIDKVYDKTTGLITPLRRPGKSTTASARESPVLAPRRKSVVNTITSPDFSLSQVDNKLEQVSRVQDQDYYSNVQANANQSPNSQFDWPRAMTESTNGKAMEQINEEEQPARKRVRKYITRKDSDVVGDVLQLQNTPPVSDQEKTSSLTEVTIRTYEKLLQEKDRHITDLKNDLEEQRKEIIWLKKLIMEDMKYLRSTVRAGNNQ; from the coding sequence ATGTCTGATATCGGGAGCACTTCACATAGTAGTCCGACAGGCATCATGCATCATCAGATCAAGCTCGACGTATTTTTGATCAAGGGTTACCAATTGATATCCAACGGAGAAGTCTTGGAGCTTCCCGAGCTATTGAATTCCACGATTAGTCCGAATCAGCAATCTCCTATATCGCTGAAACCCTTGGACGAACGTCATATGCAATATTTCCAAAGTCTCTCACAACTTTACGATGCTCTAGTGACAATCGTACCCTTAGATGAACAATCGAACGTACCCAAATCAAATATCGAATTGTTTCAGCGATTTCAACagatattgaaagagataTTGCTAAGTTATGACGTGAGCCCGTACAATCGGTATTTTTTGAAGTTGGATGAGAACAACTGGAAGATACGGGATAACGTGGACGATCCTCTATGGCAGGTATTATCTTTCAACATCGACAAAGTCTACGACAAGACAACGGGGTTAATAACACCGTTGAGGAGGCCAGGGAAAAGTACCACTGCGTCTGCTAGGGAATCGCCCGTGCTTGCCCCCAGACGTAAATCGGTTGTAAATACAATCACTTCACCGGACTTTTCATTATCACAGGTGGATAATAAACTGGAACAAGTGAGTAGAGTACAAGATCAGGATTACTATTCTAACGTCCAGGCAAATGCCAACCAAAGTCCCAATAGCCAGTTTGATTGGCCCAGAGCAATGACCGAGAGTACCAATGGGAAAGCTATGGAACAGATCAATGAGGAAGAGCAACCTGCGAGAAAGCGAGTACGGAAATATATCACTAGAAAAGATTCCGACGTCGTGGGAGATGTCTTGCAACTACAAAATACACCACCAGTCAGTGACCAAGAAAAGACATCATCTCTAACTGAGGTTACTATAAGGACGTACGAAAAACTGttgcaagaaaaagacCGTCATATAACAGATCTAAAGAACGATTTAGAGGAACAACGAAAAGAGATCATttggttgaagaagttaatCATGGAAGATATGAAATATCTCCGTTCGACAGTGAGAGCAGGGAACAACCAATGA
- a CDS encoding uncharacterized protein (conserved hypothetical protein), whose translation MAKKRTSKIKAGIKASIEVKEENFKEKATSAAKNKKLSNSPKKDKPKTILPIETKVEASASDENIIWRELHFNKDISSRETLDSAFVFKDAIKSPRSSICDMQLNAMFETPTEHNGSVMHASLTNKGVRKDSLVSPMSRRPSRMSSFTSYSSVDNGYQINYSPITIPESTAESKKDKIGLFEVCDNRAKVDAKISEALKFCQDLTSSREIEACNTNGRWSYIPQCCLDKPEKKDHYPRENLKEIRELAETLR comes from the coding sequence AtggcaaaaaaaaggacAAGTAAGATTAAAGCAGGAATCAAAGCTTCAATAGAGGTGAAAGAGGAGAACTTTAAGGAAAAGGCGACTTCAGCGGctaaaaataaaaagttGTCAAACTCCCCCAAAAAAGATAAACCAAAGACCATACTTCCAATCGAAACTAAAGTTGAAGCATCTGCCTCAGATGAAAACATAATTTGGCGAGAGCTacatttcaacaaagatatTTCGTCAAGGGAAACACTAGACTCGGCgtttgttttcaaagatgcAATTAAGTCTCCTCGAAGCAGTATTTGTGACATGCAGTTAAACGCAATGTTTGAGACACCAACAGAGCATAACGGTAGCGTAATGCATGCCAGTTTGACTAATAAGGGCGTAAGGAAAGATAGTCTTGTCTCTCCAATGTCACGGAGACCAAGCAGGATGTCAAGTTTTACATCTTATAGTAGCGTTGACAATGGATATCAAATTAATTACTCTCCAATAACGATACCGGAGTCTACAGCGGAAAGCAAGAAAGACAAGATTGGTCTCTTCGAAGTATGCGATAATCGTGCGAAAGTTGATGCAAAAATCTCCgaagctttgaaattctGTCAGGATCTAACTAGTTCGAGGGAAATTGAAGCATGTAACACAAATGGCAGATGGAGTTACATACCACAATGCTGCTTAGAtaaaccagaaaaaaaagaccACTACCCGAGAGAGAATCTAAAAGAGATTAGAGAATTGGCAGAAACACTGagatga
- the TOP3 gene encoding DNA topoisomerase 3 (similar to uniprot|P13099 Saccharomyces cerevisiae YLR234W TOP3 DNA Topoisomerase III) — protein MVKILCVAEKNSIAKNVAQILSGGRSSMRPSTSPYIKNYDFQYDFQWLNMGRCNVTMTAVAGHLMNLAFSQNEYGWGKCDPNLLFDAPTIDEMDDKIVKNLQNEGRHATHLMIWTDCDREGECIGWEIVQAVNRSNSSLVSSDSVYRAVFSHLEPSHIIASANRPRKLDQRQVDAVRARQEIDLRAGLAFTRLLTGNYRSVLQSDLEYKQLAKKDDKPVISYGTCQFPTLGFVVDRYERVINFIPEQFWHILLSVKDLDGSESKVKFQWERGHLFDRLAVLSIYEHCIGTCEDRAKVIHVSSKDTKKFRPLPLTTVELQKNCSRFFKLSAKKTLDAAEKLYQQGYISYPRTETDKFPAKTDLKSLLNKHQGHSEWGPYVTNLMNENSTSTNKYQWPRSGNHDDQAHPPIHPILCVDIAKTDNRMTSDEKTVYNYVVKHFLACCSTDARGRSTTLKLDWGGETFYANGIQVLERNFLDIYQWADWKSNDTLPAYQMSDDVVVSKTEMKSGQTSPPKHMTESELIMLMDANGIGTDATIADHIEKIKSRNYIKVQTGSGSGAKKTASVFLPTSLGRSLVHGFEKIGLEESFSKPFLRRDLEKDLQLICGGTKDKKDVVSLIIGMYRNYYQITTSQMRNLIKVYNDIKAESQGQVTQRNRVN, from the coding sequence ATGGTAAAAATACTATGCGTTGCTGAGAAGAACTCTATTGCAAAGAATGTCGCTCAGATCCTCTCTGGTGGGAGAAGCAGTATGAGACCATCGACTTCTCCATATATCAAGAATTACGATTTCCAATACGATTTCCAATGGCTTAACATGGGCCGTTGTAACGTGACAATGACAGCTGTCGCTGGtcatttgatgaatttagCATTCTCACAAAACGAATATGGTTGGGGTAAATGCGATCCGAATTTGTTGTTCGATGCGCCAACAATTGACGAGATGGACGATAAGATCGTTAAAAATTTACAGAACGAGGGTAGACATGCTACacatttgatgatttggacCGATTGTGATCGTGAGGGAGAATGTATTGGTTGGGAAATCGTACAAGCTGTCAATAGATCAAACTCTAGCTTGGTCTCTTCAGATTCGGTGTACCGTGCAGTTTTCTCTCATTTGGAGCCATCTCATATTATCGCGTCGGCCAATCGTCCCAGGAAGTTGGACCAACGTCAGGTGGACGCGGTACGAGCAAGGCAAGAAATTGATCTACGAGCAGGCTTGGCTTTCACTAGATTACTTACAGGAAATTATAGATCGGTGTTACAATCTGATTTGGAATATAAACAATTGgcaaagaaagatgataaaCCAGTTATATCGTACGGAACTTGTCAATTCCCCACGTTGGGTTTCGTCGTTGATAGATATGAAAGAGTTATAAATTTTATACCAGAACAATTTTGGCATATATTACTCTCTGTCAAGGATCTCGATGGCTCAGAGAGTAAAGTAAAATTCCAGTGGGAAAGAGGTCATCTTTTCGATAGACTGGCAGTACTGTCCATTTATGAACATTGCATCGGAACATGCGAGGATAGGGCAAAAGTAATACATGTTTCTAGCAAAGATACAAAGAAGTTTCGACCTTTGCCCCTAACGACGGTCGAATTGCAGAAAAATTGTTCCCGGTTCTTCAAACTAAGTGCTAAGAAAACTTTGGACGCTGCGGAAAAATTATACCAACAAGGTTACATCTCATACCCAAGAACTGAAACGGATAAGTTCCCAGCAAAGACGGACCTCAAATCATTGCTCAATAAACATCAGGGTCATAGCGAATGGGGTCCTTATGTCACAAACCTTATGAACGAAAATTCAACTAGTACAAATAAATACCAATGGCCAAGAAGCGGTAATCATGATGATCAGGCGCATCCACCTAttcatccaattctttGTGTTGACATTGCGAAAACTGATAATAGAATGACCTCAGACGAGAAAACTGTTTATAATTATGTGGTAAAACATTTCTTAGCTTGTTGTTCAACGGATGCTAGGGGTAGATCAACTACATTAAAGCTTGACTGGGGTGGTGAAACATTCTATGCAAATGGTATTCAGGTTCTTGAACGAAATTTCTTAGACATCTACCAATGGGCAGATTGGAAATCTAATGATACGTTACCTGCTTACCAGATGAGCGACGATGTAGTGGTATCAAAAACTGAAATGAAATCAGGGCAAACATCTCCTCCTAAGCACATGACTGAAAGTGAATTGATTATGCTCATGGACGCTAATGGTATTGGCACGGATGCGACCATTGCTGAccatattgaaaagatcaaatcacGGAATTATATTAAAGTTCAAACTGGATCCGGATCTGGCGCAAAGAAAACTGCTTCTGTCTTTCTCCCCACCTCCTTGGGTCGTTCTTTGGTACATGGTTTTGAAAAGATAGGGCTTGAAGAATCCTTTTCGAAACCATTTTTAAGAAGAGATCTTGAAAAGGATCTACAGCTAATCTGTGGAGGTACAAAGGATAAGAAAGACGTTGTATCATTAATCATCGGCATGTATAGAAATTATTATCAGATCACGACCAGTCAAATGAGGAATTTGATTAAGGTTTACAACGATATTAAAGCAGAAAGCCAAGGCCAAGTTACTCAGCGAAACAGAGTAAATTAG